Part of the Syntrophorhabdaceae bacterium genome is shown below.
AAGCCATCTGAAAAGGCGGCGCAACTCCGCCCGTAAAATGCCCTCGTTGGGAAGGGAGGCGAAGAGGACCTCGAGGGTATCGAGGACCACGCGTTTTGCCTTCACGGAATCGATGGCACTTTCGAGCCGGACGAAGAGGCCCTGCAGGTCGTATTCTCCGGTTTCTTCGATCTCTGAGCGTTCTATGTAGACGTAATCGATGGCGAGTTTCTTCTGCTTCGCGAGGCCGTTGAGGTCAAAACCCAAAGAAGAGACATTCGTCGCAAGTTCCTCTGAGGTCTCTTCGAAGGCCATGAAGACGCCAGGTTCGTTATAAACGGTTGCGCCCTTGACAAGAAACTCAAGGGCGATGAGTGTCTTGCCTGAGCCTGCGGCCCCCGTGATAAGAGTCGGACGCCCCTTCGGGATACCGCCTAAGGTAATCTCGTCCAAGCCCTGAATCCCCGTGGGGCATTTCTTTAGGTCGAAGCGAGCTTGTGCTGATGTTTTGGGTGACATGGATTAGGGCCTCCTGCTTGATTTAGTTGGTTTAGTTTCTAACTCGAGTCCCACCAAAAGTTTTTCGGTGTCGGTCAGATCACCAATAAATTTTCTTAACGGGGGGGGAAGTTCTTTAATGAGAGTGGGAACTGCCACTACCTGTTCTCCTTTTACCAGATCAGGGTGCTGATAGATATCGACAACCTCAAGCTCATAGCGGCCCTTAAGGTGTTCCTCGCATATTTTTTTGATATTTTCGAGTGCATGGCTCGATCTCAACGATACACCCGCGATATAGAGACGAAGCACATATTTCGCCTGCACCGGTTTCTTCGCTGCCTGTTCGGAAGTTTCCCGAGCGCGTCCAACCTTGCTCCGCGGCTTCTTATTCATCTGTTATGATCCTGTTCAAACCGATCCACCAGATCATCCTAGTATTTTTTTAATAATACAATAGTCTTTTGAAGGCCGTCAATGGAAATCACTTGCGAGATAAACGGGCACTTGATCGGTACCGATGTCTTCTGGACAGCCAAATTTTTGCTCGCTCTCGGCAACCATGTTGGTTGCCTTTGATCTCTGCGTGTATAATATTATAAATTACTGCGATAGTGGCGAGCTGGCTTCAAATGCCAGATGTCCAGAAGATTAGGCAGAGCGATTCCATGAAAACGTTGCCGCCATAATTTTAGGTCACAACAGATGGAGAAGGAGAACAGCCGAGAATGAAAAAAAAGATTCCCGTCGCCACAAAAGAGAGCCAAAAGCATCTCCTAGAGCAAATTAGCGAGCTACGGGCACAGCTCGAGGAGGCGAAACAGACGCTTAAGGCCATAAGAAATGGCCGTGTCGACGCAGTGGTTGTTGACGATGGGGGCAGGCCTCACGTGTATACCTTGGAAAGCCCCGATCTTCCCTACCGAAGCATCGTTGAAACAATGGCCGCAGGCGCCCTAACCTTGAACGAAAGCTATATAATTTTGTACTGTAACAGTTTCTTTTCCAATATGGTCGGTATTCCTATGGAGCAGCTCATCGGTTCCTCTTTCCTGGATCTTGTGCCGGCTGGATACCGGAGCATCTTCACCGGATTCATCGAGCGAAGCCATACGGTGAAATCTTTGCAAGAACTGCCTCTAAAGACCGCGTCCGGCAGGGAACTCTATATCCATCTTGCGGGCGGCTGCGAGCTTCGCGACCCACACAATAGCTGCATAGTGGTAACGGATATTTCTGCACGAAAATCGGCGGAGGATGGTCTGGATATCAAGTCGCGCAATCTCGAGGAGGTAAACACAGCCCTCCGGGTCCTTCTGAAGCAGAGAGAGGGAGATAAGGGCGAGCTTGAAGAAAACATTCTTTCCAACGTAAAGGAACTCGTTCTCCCGCACCTCGAAAGATTAAAGAAGGGCCGACTGGATACAGCACAGTTAAGCACTATCGAAATCATCGAAGGCAATCTGGCGGTGATAACTTCACCCATAGTTCGCAAAATGCATACCTTTGATCTCACTCCCAGGGAGATTGAGGTCGTCTCTTATCTAAAAACCGGCAAGACCACAAAACAAATCGCCGAATTGCTTGGTACATCCGTGAGATCGGTGGAGTTCCACCGCTACAATATCAGAAAAAAGCTTGGATTAGATCAGAAGAAGGCCAATCTACGATCCCACCTGCTCTCGCTATAGTAATACTAGCCAAGTACTAGTATTAAGCTAGTATATTTCTAGAATGAAAACACCCTCTAGTTGCAATAAACTAATAAAAAAGAAGGAGAAGGACTGTAGCTATGGTACGCAAGCTCCTCCATTTTGCCGACTTTGCCAAGCTCCCGATGATTGCAGAACTTTTAAACAAGGCAACCGGTATTCCGCTCTCTATCGTCGATCCCAACGGCACGATTTTCGCGAGGGCTGGCCGGCTGCGTATCTGCAACCAATTCTGCAGGCTAAATCCAGGAGAAAGACAGTTCTGCGCAGGGGGCGATCCGGGCATCGCAGCCAAGGTTCTGGCGAGCCGAACGTATACAGTGGACAAATGTGGCAGCGGGCTGATGAATGGATCGATGCCTATAACACTCTCCAGCGAGTACGCGGGTAACTTCGTTGCCGGGCCCGTCCTTTTCAAGTCGCCCGATACGTCGCTCTTCAAGCAACAAGCTCTAAGGTTCGGATTCGATGAGAGCCGCTATCTTGACCAGGTGTCCAAGGTTCCTGTCGTGGCCAAAACAAAACTGCACGCCGTACTCCATGGTTTCTCTGTTCTCGCGGACACAGTGTCCGAGGCATCAGGAGCACTCCCGAAACAAAGAGAGGGGACCGACAGTAAGTTTAAGGAGAATATCGCATCAAATGTAAAAAACCTCATCCTTCCCTATGTGGAGAGGCTAAAGAAGAGCAAGCTGTCCGTTGGGCAGAGAAATATAATGGAAATTCTCGAGTCCAATCTAAGGGGGATAACTTCACCAATTGTCGGGAAAATGCAAACGCTTGGCCTCACGGCCAGGGAAATCGCGGTCGCATCCCTTTCAGGCGAGGGCAAAACAACGAGACAGATTGCTGGGCTAATGGGTGTATCCGCGAAAGCGATAGAATTTCACCGGTATAATATCCGCAAGAAGTTGGGGATAAACCATAAGAAAATCAATCTGAGCACCTACCTGCTGTCGATCATGCAAGAATAGGGCGTGCGCCAAATTACATTGTGTTCGGCCTCTTCCTCCGTTTTTCCGCAATCGTCGACGGATTTCAAAAAAAGATTAGCGAGCCGATCATTGAATACCAGTTGAAAGCGTAGATCAAGCGTTGTATTTCAAACTGTTTAGTTCAGGAAGGAAGCAACAGGATTCACTGCAACAAATCTGCTACCCAGCCTTGTCAAAAATACCGTCGAGGAAGACATTCTGAACGGGCTGGTTGAGCCAGCTTATTTTCCATGAAGTGACGGCCTTGGTTTTATTGTCAAGGCTGTAGCCTTGCCAACGTGCCCCCTGAGTCTCACTCAAGGAGTCCCATAAAGAGTCCGATCAAGGAGTCCAGATTTGCAGAACTTTATACTATCTCCCCCTTGCTCGCTTTTAGGCCGGTCCACCGTTTGACGATCGACGGGAAGAACCTCATAACTTTCTTGGGGGGACGGCCCTCTCTTGTGCAATAAATAGCGCCGGCCCTTTCGAGCTCTTCCCTTTTCCGAAAAGCCATCGACCGTTTCATGCCCAGCATTTTGCACAACGCAGCCCATCCCTTCGTAGATACGTCGTCCAAACTTGTCACCTCCTCGGTATATTCAACAGGCTTGTCTATATTCAAGCCGGCTCGTCAGTAATAGCCGATTTGATGCTCCTATCCATGGAAATATCCCCCTCAACGATCTCATATGACTCGTCCTCTTTTATGCCTGCCTGTTCTAAGGCTTCCTTAAGATAAGGGGCATCAACAGTAATGTATTCTGTATCATTTACCCGGAACTTATAACGAGCCATGGTGAACCACCCTCTTAAAGTTTATCATGTCTCCTTTTCTCTTGCGTCGTAATTCATATGGTTTTTTCTTGGCAACCAACCAATCCGCACGATTTTAGGACCGAACTGTTTTTCTCTACTCTTATTCTCCAGGGCGATCGAGACTATCGACATGAGCAGCAACATGGTGTTCTGAAGATAAGGTGGGGCCACCGGACGGTTGCGCGTCCGGTGGTGAATGAGGAATGAAAATGGATAAGGTTTTTGAACATACTACTGAAAGACCCATACGTCAAGCGCTTCGATTCCTGAACGTCAAGGGCCAAAGGCAGGACAACTCTTCGTTGGGTACGTCGTTTCGGAAGGCTTGACACGTTCAGCCTAAATTGGTCCCGCAGTTCTCGTAAGATAAGCGTCACCTGATCGCCTTCCCGGAGAACTGCGGCCGTTATCGACAAATACGTCATTCCACTTTCACCTTAACTTCTTTCTTTTTTGCTTCCTCGGTTTTG
Proteins encoded:
- a CDS encoding ATPase domain-containing protein, coding for MSPKTSAQARFDLKKCPTGIQGLDEITLGGIPKGRPTLITGAAGSGKTLIALEFLVKGATVYNEPGVFMAFEETSEELATNVSSLGFDLNGLAKQKKLAIDYVYIERSEIEETGEYDLQGLFVRLESAIDSVKAKRVVLDTLEVLFASLPNEGILRAELRRLFRWL
- a CDS encoding circadian clock KaiB family protein, which gives rise to MNKKPRSKVGRARETSEQAAKKPVQAKYVLRLYIAGVSLRSSHALENIKKICEEHLKGRYELEVVDIYQHPDLVKGEQVVAVPTLIKELPPPLRKFIGDLTDTEKLLVGLELETKPTKSSRRP
- a CDS encoding LuxR C-terminal-related transcriptional regulator, whose protein sequence is MKKKIPVATKESQKHLLEQISELRAQLEEAKQTLKAIRNGRVDAVVVDDGGRPHVYTLESPDLPYRSIVETMAAGALTLNESYIILYCNSFFSNMVGIPMEQLIGSSFLDLVPAGYRSIFTGFIERSHTVKSLQELPLKTASGRELYIHLAGGCELRDPHNSCIVVTDISARKSAEDGLDIKSRNLEEVNTALRVLLKQREGDKGELEENILSNVKELVLPHLERLKKGRLDTAQLSTIEIIEGNLAVITSPIVRKMHTFDLTPREIEVVSYLKTGKTTKQIAELLGTSVRSVEFHRYNIRKKLGLDQKKANLRSHLLSL
- a CDS encoding PocR ligand-binding domain-containing protein — its product is MVRKLLHFADFAKLPMIAELLNKATGIPLSIVDPNGTIFARAGRLRICNQFCRLNPGERQFCAGGDPGIAAKVLASRTYTVDKCGSGLMNGSMPITLSSEYAGNFVAGPVLFKSPDTSLFKQQALRFGFDESRYLDQVSKVPVVAKTKLHAVLHGFSVLADTVSEASGALPKQREGTDSKFKENIASNVKNLILPYVERLKKSKLSVGQRNIMEILESNLRGITSPIVGKMQTLGLTAREIAVASLSGEGKTTRQIAGLMGVSAKAIEFHRYNIRKKLGINHKKINLSTYLLSIMQE